From Arcobacter lacus, one genomic window encodes:
- a CDS encoding AAA family ATPase encodes MELVYLWVEEYKNIKNQGFNFSPRFECKYDGENLTITEDKDYVSIFPKNINITAIVGENGSGKSSLLNYINSLDRINPRGIIIYQKDTQYFCFYEKEKPTLLKPTNLDIHLISSFDYSSNNHKYYLNYISLPISSSKDNQSKHIDNLDFIYLDGKVVPFSLGVYNTNYTYNLHNNIFFVPRYISSVLNNDYILNNISSFLRFNHLRLILKPSSISSLKAYNKELGMPKNISKNDFFDNTANIRNKIIDTLSYIEKLHQTQFTSNQKTDFGCFDLSLLIAFIEFYLVNTTNSGNDLQLYDTMNNKIFQLLENQKNEIEKGINEVKPDNVNRFFINKWNESKGYISAFFEKLKKINELQTYLENSNFSIDEILETLKFYYLNWINESNFHKNQYIDIPINSELKENIKKIVIFQKIFTDKNMIMNHKNGYLQVFDLDLYDSNTDIQYNEISDGEKQLIKYSIDFISIFNYYETRKNLNISISCIGDEIDNHLHPKWKQEIIYNFINMIKTYKKYTGEIIPLHIILTTHSPFILSDLPKENIIFLDKVNKRREEKYSKLDLKDLKNGNCINVSNNIEIKTFGANIHTLLSDGFFMSDGLMGEFAKNKIEEIKEFYEKVKKSKNPKEEYKKEFEDKIKKFNHIQSIIGEPFLQTIIKNYLDELEQIFDNETYKKNKMKEFLDQFEAEELQKYLDEKNAKA; translated from the coding sequence ATGGAATTAGTTTATTTATGGGTTGAAGAGTATAAAAATATCAAGAATCAGGGGTTTAATTTTTCGCCTAGGTTTGAGTGTAAATATGATGGTGAGAATTTAACTATTACTGAAGATAAAGATTATGTAAGTATTTTTCCTAAAAATATTAATATTACTGCTATTGTTGGAGAGAATGGGAGTGGGAAGAGTAGCCTTTTAAATTATATCAATAGTTTAGATAGAATAAATCCAAGAGGAATTATAATATATCAAAAAGATACTCAATATTTTTGTTTTTATGAAAAAGAAAAACCAACTTTATTAAAACCAACAAATTTAGATATACATTTAATTTCAAGTTTTGATTATTCAAGCAATAATCATAAGTATTATCTGAATTATATTTCTTTACCCATTTCTTCTTCAAAAGATAATCAATCAAAACATATAGATAATTTAGATTTTATTTATTTAGATGGTAAAGTAGTACCCTTTTCTTTAGGAGTATATAATACAAATTATACATATAACTTACATAATAATATTTTTTTTGTACCAAGATATATTTCTAGTGTCCTTAACAATGATTATATTTTAAATAATATTTCTTCATTTCTTAGATTTAATCACTTAAGATTAATATTAAAACCTTCATCTATCTCTTCATTAAAAGCATATAACAAAGAATTAGGGATGCCTAAAAATATATCTAAAAATGATTTTTTTGATAACACTGCTAATATAAGAAATAAAATTATTGATACTCTTTCTTACATAGAAAAATTGCATCAAACACAATTTACAAGCAATCAAAAAACTGATTTTGGTTGTTTTGATTTAAGTTTATTAATTGCATTTATAGAATTTTATCTTGTTAATACTACAAATAGTGGTAATGATTTACAGTTATACGATACTATGAATAATAAAATTTTTCAGTTACTAGAAAATCAGAAAAATGAGATAGAGAAAGGAATCAATGAAGTTAAACCCGATAATGTTAATAGATTTTTTATAAATAAATGGAATGAATCAAAAGGTTATATAAGTGCTTTTTTTGAAAAACTTAAAAAAATTAATGAATTACAAACATATTTAGAAAATAGTAATTTTTCAATAGATGAAATTTTGGAAACTCTAAAATTTTATTATCTCAATTGGATTAATGAAAGTAATTTTCATAAAAATCAATACATTGATATTCCAATAAATTCAGAGTTAAAAGAAAATATTAAAAAGATAGTAATATTTCAAAAAATATTTACTGATAAAAATATGATAATGAATCATAAAAATGGATATTTACAAGTTTTTGATTTAGATTTATATGATAGTAATACGGATATACAATATAATGAAATATCTGATGGTGAAAAGCAATTAATAAAATATTCAATAGATTTCATTTCAATATTTAACTATTATGAAACTCGTAAGAATTTGAACATTTCTATAAGTTGTATTGGGGATGAGATAGATAATCATTTACATCCAAAATGGAAACAAGAAATTATTTATAATTTTATAAATATGATTAAAACTTATAAAAAATATACAGGGGAAATTATACCTTTACATATAATACTAACAACTCATTCTCCTTTTATATTATCTGACTTACCAAAAGAAAATATCATATTTTTGGATAAAGTTAATAAAAGAAGAGAAGAAAAATATTCAAAATTAGACCTCAAAGATTTGAAAAATGGAAATTGTATAAATGTAAGTAATAATATTGAGATTAAAACCTTTGGAGCAAATATTCATACTTTACTTTCAGATGGATTTTTTATGAGTGATGGGCTTATGGGTGAATTTGCGAAAAATAAAATTGAAGAGATTAAAGAGTTTTATGAGAAAGTAAAAAAAAGTAAAAATCCAAAAGAAGAGTATAAAAAAGAGTTTGAAGATAAAATTAAAAAATTTAATCATATTCAATCTATCATTGGTGAACCATTTTTACAAACAATAATTAAAAATTATTTGGATGAACTTGAACAAATTTTTGACAATGAAACTTATAAAAAAAACAAGATGAAAGAATTTTTAGACCAATTTGAAGCAGAAGAATTACAAAAATATTTGGATGAAAAAAATGCTAAAGCTTAA
- a CDS encoding type II toxin-antitoxin system HipA family toxin, giving the protein MIKTVNVFLNHFDNKLFVGKLALKNRKIYFEYDESFIKKDIEISPYILPLKKELQVCNDNIFDGLFGVFADSLPDGWGKLLLDRHLMSKGINFHDITPLDRLCYVGKFGIGALGYEPIYEEIETKNQEIILDDLANYSINILNGSSYELLDTLLAIGGSSAGARPKIMAQINEQNNIIHGSQKLIEGFEHYIIKFPNSNDGLNIGKIEYIYSLMAKKANIEIPETKLLKGKKNSYFAIKRFDRIKDNRVHIHSVAGLVHSDFRIPSLDYDDLLTLCFHLTKDINEVKKLFRLAVFNLFTHNRDDHAKNFSFMLDEKNSWKLTPAYDLTFSYGVGTEHSTTYLNEGKNPNINHLEKLALKHGIKEYKQIVDEVKSAILEFPNLAKDVELPKNETVNLGKIFGQLIGKR; this is encoded by the coding sequence ATGATAAAAACAGTAAATGTATTTTTAAATCATTTTGATAACAAACTTTTTGTTGGAAAATTAGCACTAAAAAATAGAAAAATATATTTTGAATATGATGAAAGTTTTATAAAAAAAGACATTGAAATTTCTCCTTATATTTTGCCATTAAAAAAAGAGTTGCAAGTTTGCAATGACAATATTTTTGATGGTTTATTTGGAGTTTTTGCAGATAGTTTGCCTGATGGTTGGGGAAAACTGCTTTTAGATAGACATCTTATGTCAAAAGGAATAAATTTTCACGATATTACACCACTTGATAGATTGTGTTATGTTGGTAAGTTTGGAATAGGGGCTTTAGGTTATGAGCCAATATATGAAGAGATTGAAACTAAAAATCAAGAGATTATTTTAGATGATTTAGCAAACTATTCAATCAATATTTTAAATGGTTCTAGTTATGAACTTCTTGATACATTATTGGCTATTGGTGGAAGTAGTGCAGGAGCTAGACCAAAAATAATGGCACAAATAAATGAACAAAATAACATAATTCATGGAAGCCAAAAATTAATAGAGGGTTTTGAACACTATATAATCAAATTTCCAAACTCAAACGATGGATTAAATATTGGAAAAATAGAATATATTTACTCTTTGATGGCAAAAAAAGCAAATATTGAAATACCTGAAACAAAGTTACTAAAAGGCAAAAAAAATAGCTATTTTGCGATAAAAAGATTTGATAGAATAAAAGATAATAGAGTGCATATTCATAGTGTGGCTGGATTAGTTCATAGTGATTTTAGAATTCCCTCACTTGATTACGATGATTTATTGACTTTATGTTTTCATCTAACAAAAGATATAAATGAAGTAAAAAAACTTTTTAGATTAGCCGTTTTTAATCTTTTTACACATAATCGTGACGATCACGCCAAAAACTTCTCTTTTATGTTAGATGAAAAAAACAGTTGGAAATTAACTCCCGCTTATGATTTAACTTTTTCTTATGGAGTGGGAACTGAACACAGCACTACATATTTAAATGAGGGAAAAAATCCAAATATAAATCATCTTGAAAAACTAGCATTAAAACATGGAATCAAAGAGTATAAACAAATAGTAGATGAAGTAAAAAGTGCAATTTTAGAGTTTCCAAATCTTGCAAAAGATGTGGAACTTCCAAAAAATGAAACTGTAAATTTGGGCAAAATATTTGGTCAGTTGATAGGAAAAAGATAG
- a CDS encoding helix-turn-helix domain-containing protein, whose amino-acid sequence MLAINISTPKSIMQDLKDKFKQKRLSLNLTQEGLSNKSGVSFGSIKRFESSGEISFESLLKVALVLNCLDDFKNIANEKDEQYESMEDLLKIKPIKKRGAIK is encoded by the coding sequence ATGTTAGCTATTAATATCTCAACTCCAAAATCTATAATGCAAGATTTAAAAGATAAATTCAAACAAAAAAGATTATCTTTAAACCTAACACAAGAAGGACTTTCCAACAAAAGTGGAGTAAGTTTTGGAAGTATCAAAAGATTTGAATCAAGTGGAGAAATCTCTTTTGAATCTTTGCTAAAAGTTGCATTAGTTTTAAATTGTTTAGATGATTTTAAAAATATTGCAAATGAAAAAGATGAACAATACGAATCTATGGAAGATTTATTAAAAATAAAACCAATCAAAAAAAGAGGAGCTATAAAATGA
- a CDS encoding YcaO-like family protein, which translates to MNLLSKNSPVEESILKMKAVLNDVGCEASFSQEKNPLKNCFSVNLASNEAPNHIYSNGKGVISKASIASAYGEYIERLQTNNFFIDFHLPNRKYYPDEVAFEFGGDYLNKELKKIYNPNKDLEDKDLVDFNSDYMDKIVALPFINQTNSKKTYIPINILSNLFASNGLATGNTANEAKVQALSEIVERYVKFKIIKNGFSLPTFPSEVIKSFPKVYEDVQSLKKLGYIVEVLDASLGGNFPVTAISLINPKNSTLFVSFGSHPILEVSLERTMTELMQGRDLTNLDGFEIPTFDMELVSNNFNLEAHFIDSNGKLGFQFLNKIKDFEYSSWKYEGNSSEEEYEFLFDILKFQNKDIYLREYTYLDFYSCQMIVPDFSEVYPIDDMIYNNKNQGKLIRDMVLNFENYDLNDILDSIDSLDDSLNMQLFLGVIFKENFIMQDFRVQLLLLLKEFDEALEILEFSDNKFGHLIAQLIRMENENLVWEDYEEALYNIYGEEKIQKALNIIEGKEFFINRTLHQDYHNMLNMYDKLETKKIAFYKN; encoded by the coding sequence ATGAATCTATTATCAAAAAATAGCCCCGTAGAAGAATCAATTTTAAAAATGAAAGCTGTATTAAATGATGTTGGTTGTGAAGCCTCATTTTCACAAGAAAAAAATCCTTTAAAAAACTGCTTTTCAGTAAACTTAGCTTCAAATGAAGCACCAAATCATATCTATTCAAATGGAAAAGGTGTTATTTCAAAAGCTTCAATCGCAAGTGCTTATGGTGAATACATCGAAAGATTACAAACGAACAACTTTTTTATAGATTTTCATCTTCCAAATAGAAAATATTATCCAGATGAAGTTGCTTTTGAATTTGGAGGAGATTATTTAAATAAAGAATTAAAAAAGATTTACAATCCAAATAAGGATTTGGAAGATAAAGATTTAGTTGATTTTAACAGTGATTATATGGATAAAATAGTTGCTCTTCCTTTTATAAATCAAACAAATAGTAAAAAAACATATATTCCAATAAATATTTTGAGTAATCTTTTTGCTAGTAATGGTTTAGCAACAGGAAATACAGCAAATGAAGCAAAAGTTCAAGCTTTAAGTGAAATAGTAGAAAGATATGTAAAATTTAAAATTATTAAAAATGGTTTTTCTCTTCCAACTTTTCCTAGTGAAGTTATTAAATCTTTTCCAAAAGTTTATGAAGATGTTCAAAGTTTAAAAAAGTTAGGTTATATAGTTGAAGTTTTAGATGCTTCTTTAGGTGGAAATTTTCCAGTAACTGCAATATCTTTAATAAACCCAAAAAATTCAACTCTTTTTGTCTCTTTTGGTAGTCATCCTATTTTAGAAGTTAGCTTAGAGCGAACTATGACAGAACTTATGCAAGGAAGAGATTTAACAAATCTTGATGGATTTGAGATACCAACTTTTGATATGGAATTGGTTAGCAATAATTTTAATTTAGAAGCGCATTTTATTGATTCTAATGGAAAATTAGGATTCCAATTTTTAAATAAAATTAAAGATTTTGAATATTCTTCATGGAAATATGAAGGAAATAGTAGTGAAGAAGAGTATGAGTTTTTATTTGATATTTTAAAATTTCAAAACAAAGATATTTATCTAAGAGAATATACATATTTAGATTTTTATTCTTGTCAAATGATAGTTCCAGATTTTTCAGAAGTTTATCCAATAGATGACATGATTTATAATAATAAAAATCAAGGTAAACTAATAAGAGATATGGTTTTAAATTTTGAAAACTATGATTTAAATGATATTTTAGATTCGATTGATAGTCTTGATGATTCTTTAAATATGCAACTTTTTTTAGGTGTGATTTTCAAAGAAAACTTTATAATGCAAGATTTTAGAGTCCAACTTTTATTACTTTTAAAAGAGTTTGATGAAGCTCTTGAAATATTAGAGTTTTCAGATAATAAATTTGGTCATTTAATAGCTCAACTAATTAGAATGGAGAATGAAAACTTAGTTTGGGAAGATTATGAAGAAGCACTTTATAATATTTATGGAGAAGAAAAAATTCAAAAAGCATTAAATATTATTGAAGGAAAAGAGTTCTTTATCAATAGAACTTTACATCAAGATTACCATAATATGCTAAATATGTATGATAAATTGGAGACTAAAAAAATTGCATTTTATAAAAACTAA
- a CDS encoding DUF302 domain-containing protein has product MQYIETSTKSVQQIVDSIKEIAPKYKFGVQHVHTIKETLKSKGIDLKNDCQVVDICNPVVAEKFLSEDISLSSIMPCKIAVYTQDGETCITMNSLIQLVDDINPDLLEVAQETQEELLKIIDEVK; this is encoded by the coding sequence ATGCAATATATAGAAACATCAACAAAAAGTGTTCAACAAATTGTTGATTCAATAAAAGAAATAGCTCCAAAGTATAAATTTGGTGTTCAACATGTTCATACAATAAAAGAGACATTAAAATCAAAAGGAATTGATTTAAAAAATGATTGTCAAGTTGTTGATATCTGTAATCCTGTTGTTGCAGAAAAGTTTTTAAGTGAAGATATATCTCTTTCTTCTATTATGCCTTGTAAAATTGCTGTTTACACTCAAGATGGAGAAACATGTATCACAATGAATTCTTTAATTCAATTAGTTGATGATATAAATCCTGATTTACTAGAAGTTGCACAAGAAACACAAGAAGAACTTTTAAAAATTATAGATGAAGTAAAATAG
- a CDS encoding DUF2721 domain-containing protein yields MINQIDVNSVNSVSQLIQLSVAPVFLLAGLAGLLNVFTSRLSRIIDKIDRLDKFEKETESLKDDVILAEKIKQRRKFLTMRMRNTNLAILFGTSTGLLISLVILTMFLSAIFEFKDSLFIAILFILAMTCLIISLFLFLREIFYTTIFIKTRQSFIP; encoded by the coding sequence ATGATAAACCAAATTGATGTAAATAGCGTAAATAGTGTTTCACAACTTATTCAACTTTCTGTTGCTCCTGTTTTTTTACTTGCTGGACTTGCTGGACTTCTAAATGTTTTTACATCTAGACTTTCAAGAATTATTGATAAAATCGACAGATTAGACAAATTTGAAAAAGAGACTGAATCTTTAAAAGATGATGTGATATTAGCTGAAAAAATAAAACAAAGAAGAAAATTTTTAACTATGAGAATGAGAAATACAAACTTAGCTATTTTATTTGGCACAAGTACAGGATTACTTATATCTTTAGTAATCTTAACTATGTTTTTAAGTGCAATTTTTGAGTTTAAAGACTCTTTATTTATAGCTATTTTATTTATCTTAGCAATGACTTGTTTGATTATCTCTTTATTTTTATTTTTAAGAGAGATTTTTTACACAACTATTTTTATAAAAACTAGACAAAGTTTTATTCCATAA